One region of Catenuloplanes indicus genomic DNA includes:
- the pheT gene encoding phenylalanine--tRNA ligase subunit beta — translation MRIGVSWLREHVDLPVGITGVDVEQALVSLGIEVDSVVDQAATVKGDLVVGRVLTIEELTGFKKPIRFCTVDVGGSSPQEIVCGARNFAVGDDVVVILPGGELPGGFTIGARKTYGRMSAGMICSAAELGLSDDHDGIIVLADAPAPGTDARPLVGLDDIILELEITPDRGYAMSVRGLARELSHALKVPFRDAGLAAAPAGTPAVPWAVTVEDQAGCDRFSARLVNGIDPAAPSPDYIKRRLAVAGVRSIGLAVDITNYVMLELGQPMHAFDADRLDGPLLVRRALPGEKITTLDGVVRSLDAEDMVICSGDAPGVPISLAAVMGGETSEVQPTTTNVLFEAAHWDAVMVGRTARRHKLFSEAAKRWERGVDPALTLVALERAVALLLEHGGGTASEAVLDLDYRRPIVPISLDATLPARRIGVDYSRDQVVDLLRQIGCAVDGTDVLTVTPPSWRPDLTDPADLVEEVVRLDGYDVVPSLLPVAPAGNGLTASQTRRRSVARALAENGYVEVLNYPFMSPSVFDAFGMPDSDNRRSTVRLANPLSEEEPLLRSTLLPPLLTTLRRNIGRGTRDLALYEIGAVFHPRPGAGSPPVMGVDERPGDDDLFAADATLPKQPWHVAVVLAGEISPSGWWGAGRAATWADAVEAARTVLSAAGIPAASITVAAGDEAPWHPGRCAAISVDGTIVGFAGELHPAAVAALELPRRTCAMELNLTALPDAPVVQAQPLSTYPPALIDVALVVDSGVPAAAVQATLTGAAGPLLETVRLFDVYESDSLGEGRKSLAFKLTFRAPDRTLTVEEAVTARDAAVAAAAAEFGATLRGA, via the coding sequence GTGCGCATCGGAGTTTCCTGGCTGCGCGAACACGTCGACCTGCCGGTGGGCATCACCGGCGTCGACGTCGAGCAGGCCTTGGTGTCCCTCGGGATCGAGGTGGACTCGGTCGTCGACCAGGCGGCGACCGTCAAAGGTGACCTGGTGGTGGGCCGCGTGCTCACCATCGAGGAGCTGACCGGTTTCAAGAAGCCGATCCGGTTCTGCACGGTGGACGTCGGCGGTTCCTCGCCCCAGGAGATCGTGTGCGGGGCGCGCAACTTCGCGGTCGGCGACGACGTCGTGGTCATCCTGCCCGGCGGTGAGCTGCCCGGCGGCTTCACGATCGGCGCGCGGAAGACCTACGGGCGGATGTCCGCGGGCATGATCTGCTCGGCGGCCGAGCTGGGCCTCAGCGACGACCACGACGGCATCATCGTGCTGGCGGACGCTCCGGCGCCCGGGACCGACGCCCGCCCGCTGGTCGGGCTGGACGACATCATCCTGGAGCTGGAGATCACCCCGGACCGGGGGTACGCGATGAGCGTGCGCGGTCTCGCCCGGGAACTGTCGCACGCGCTGAAGGTGCCGTTCCGGGACGCGGGCCTGGCCGCCGCTCCGGCCGGCACCCCGGCGGTTCCGTGGGCGGTCACCGTCGAGGACCAGGCCGGCTGCGACCGGTTCTCCGCGCGGCTGGTCAACGGCATCGACCCGGCCGCGCCGTCGCCGGACTACATCAAACGGCGGCTCGCGGTCGCCGGTGTCCGGTCGATCGGCCTGGCCGTGGACATCACCAACTACGTGATGCTGGAGCTGGGCCAGCCGATGCACGCGTTCGACGCGGACCGACTCGACGGTCCGCTGCTGGTCCGCCGCGCGCTGCCGGGCGAGAAGATCACCACGCTGGACGGGGTGGTCCGCTCGCTCGACGCCGAGGACATGGTGATCTGCTCCGGCGACGCGCCGGGCGTGCCGATCTCGCTGGCCGCGGTGATGGGCGGCGAGACCTCCGAGGTGCAGCCGACCACCACGAACGTGCTGTTCGAGGCCGCGCACTGGGACGCGGTCATGGTCGGCCGCACCGCCCGGCGGCACAAGCTGTTCAGCGAGGCCGCGAAGCGCTGGGAGCGGGGCGTCGACCCGGCGCTCACGCTGGTGGCGCTGGAGCGGGCCGTCGCACTGCTGCTGGAGCACGGCGGCGGCACCGCCTCGGAAGCGGTGCTCGACCTCGACTACCGCCGTCCGATCGTGCCCATCTCGCTGGACGCGACGCTGCCGGCCCGCCGGATCGGCGTGGACTACTCACGCGACCAGGTCGTCGATCTGCTCCGGCAGATCGGCTGCGCGGTCGACGGGACCGACGTGCTCACCGTGACGCCGCCGTCCTGGCGCCCCGACCTGACCGACCCGGCCGACCTCGTCGAGGAGGTCGTCCGCCTCGACGGGTACGACGTGGTCCCGAGCCTGCTGCCGGTCGCCCCGGCCGGCAACGGCCTCACCGCGTCGCAGACCCGCCGCCGGTCGGTCGCCCGCGCACTCGCCGAGAACGGGTACGTGGAGGTGCTCAACTACCCGTTCATGTCCCCGTCGGTGTTCGACGCGTTCGGAATGCCGGACTCGGACAACCGCCGGTCCACGGTGCGCCTGGCGAACCCGCTCTCCGAGGAGGAGCCGCTGCTGCGCAGCACGCTGCTGCCGCCGCTGCTCACCACGCTGCGCCGCAACATCGGCCGCGGCACTCGCGACCTTGCGCTCTACGAGATCGGCGCGGTCTTCCACCCGCGCCCCGGCGCCGGCAGCCCGCCGGTCATGGGCGTTGACGAGCGCCCCGGCGACGACGACCTGTTCGCCGCGGACGCCACGCTGCCCAAGCAGCCGTGGCACGTCGCCGTGGTGCTGGCCGGGGAGATCTCGCCGTCCGGCTGGTGGGGCGCAGGCCGCGCCGCCACCTGGGCGGACGCGGTCGAGGCGGCCCGCACCGTGCTCTCCGCCGCCGGCATCCCGGCCGCGTCCATCACGGTCGCGGCCGGCGACGAGGCACCGTGGCACCCGGGCCGCTGCGCCGCGATCTCGGTCGACGGGACCATCGTCGGCTTCGCCGGCGAGCTGCACCCGGCGGCCGTCGCCGCGCTCGAACTGCCGCGCCGCACGTGCGCGATGGAGCTGAACCTGACCGCACTGCCGGACGCCCCGGTGGTCCAGGCCCAGCCGCTGTCGACGTACCCGCCGGCGCTGATCGACGTGGCGCTGGTCGTCGACTCCGGCGTCCCGGCCGCCGCGGTCC